A single window of Vibrio stylophorae DNA harbors:
- the queF gene encoding NADPH-dependent 7-cyano-7-deazaguanine reductase QueF (Catalyzes the NADPH-dependent reduction of 7-cyano-7-deazaguanine (preQ0) to 7-aminomethyl-7-deazaguanine (preQ1) in queuosine biosynthesis), whose product MQKYEKDAALAGLTLGQKTEYRDQYDASLLQPVPRSLNRDALNLGDSLPFSGCDIWTLYELSWLNANGLPQVAIGEVRLPATSPNLVESKSFKLYLNSFNQTRFDNWQQVQQTLTADLSACAGEAVHVAISKVTDFEQQAIIGFAGECIDEQVIEINDYAFDANYLEGAANTEQVTETLHSHLLKSNCLITHQPDWGSVEITYQGGRIDREKLLRYLVSFRQHNEFHEQCVERIFTDIMRFCAPQALTVYARYTRRGGLDINPYRSNIEGEPMHNHRLPRQ is encoded by the coding sequence ATGCAAAAATATGAGAAAGATGCAGCCCTTGCAGGATTAACCCTCGGGCAGAAAACAGAATATCGCGACCAATATGACGCCAGCTTGCTGCAACCGGTGCCACGCAGCCTCAATCGCGATGCACTCAATCTCGGTGATAGCCTGCCCTTTTCTGGCTGCGATATTTGGACGCTTTACGAGCTGTCATGGCTCAATGCCAATGGCTTGCCGCAAGTCGCCATTGGTGAAGTGCGCCTGCCCGCTACAAGCCCCAATTTGGTGGAGTCCAAATCTTTCAAGCTTTATCTCAATAGCTTTAACCAAACTCGCTTTGACAACTGGCAGCAAGTACAGCAGACCCTGACGGCGGATCTCAGTGCATGTGCAGGAGAAGCGGTACACGTTGCGATCTCAAAAGTCACTGATTTTGAGCAGCAAGCGATAATCGGCTTTGCTGGTGAGTGTATTGATGAGCAAGTCATTGAAATCAACGATTATGCCTTTGATGCCAACTACCTTGAAGGTGCAGCGAATACTGAACAAGTAACCGAAACACTGCATTCGCATCTGCTTAAATCGAACTGCCTCATCACCCACCAACCGGACTGGGGCAGTGTGGAGATCACCTATCAAGGTGGCCGAATCGATCGCGAAAAACTACTGCGCTATTTGGTGTCTTTTCGTCAACACAATGAATTTCATGAACAATGTGTGGAACGCATTTTCACCGACATCATGCGTTTTTGCGCGCCGCAAGCCCTAACGGTTTATGCCCGTTACACCCGTCGCGGCGGTCTTGATATCAACCCTTATCGCTCAAACATTGAAGGCGAGCCGATGCATAATCATCGTCTACCTCGTCAGTAA
- a CDS encoding GGDEF domain-containing protein: MLVRAFILMLSWLLAIPIAQAFDKPYTHPALSQANESLLENPTESLTLSEQFLNQADYDFARLNAAQVSDYELQKTPSAVVDALKIKAEALAALNEYAKAQQIIEQAIVIAQRIKQPKLVQEARFVQAQLLWGQREDTAALAILQPLKEQLSMDPASHLAIQVLLLCAEIHSHQAKPEQAEHEYRTLQTWIDRRPEDRLTARFRLGYGQHLVNYGAFDSALPELMAAQHLATRLQDDPLIALSNLALANLYYQRRIYDQALDTAMQAAEYFEHYQIRQELSQTLTLIADIYQAQGRYNHALVHYFNALDHEQNNAHQHNTVALRLSIAEIYHKLYNLALAEDYLAEAQNHLATMDEPSLTVRAALIAGEIAEQQSQWPVAQRSYQQAVKMAEQSAQLSLQARALKALSELFEKQSHYDQALAAQRQYEAVKAAHRNQQRRANINNFMQQQEVLSHGMMIQDYRRQADHAREELWYQQRVSLLLGGCLVLLLLLTIFKRYQINHLKRKLYQLRTEFYTHHRSGLRNLRLLSAKLPDSMQQSSHHFEQWQLGEVIHEPLSDRLRFALIDIPFLKRIYQRRGYQEALDIERQFGQFLNAQVQEPGRIYHIADTLFLFIEPNPKGNNDPAPLASRLEVLVAQFTAQYDTLSDRIMIGLADYPFVPKAVTAINDQELIDILLMTVEKARTLSEQTGKSQWIHLGAIDSAPAATFTQGNIRQSCYTAMAKGLVRVQSSYSGDISWKPDHDFNN; this comes from the coding sequence ATGTTGGTTCGTGCATTTATATTGATGCTTAGCTGGCTTTTGGCGATTCCCATCGCCCAAGCCTTTGACAAACCGTACACACATCCTGCCCTCTCTCAGGCCAACGAAAGCCTATTAGAAAATCCCACTGAATCACTGACTCTCAGTGAGCAATTTCTCAATCAAGCTGATTATGATTTTGCTCGGCTCAATGCAGCGCAAGTGAGTGACTATGAGTTGCAAAAAACGCCAAGTGCCGTGGTCGATGCACTCAAAATCAAAGCCGAAGCTCTCGCCGCGCTCAATGAATATGCAAAAGCGCAGCAAATCATCGAGCAGGCCATTGTCATTGCCCAAAGAATCAAGCAGCCCAAGCTGGTTCAAGAAGCACGTTTCGTACAAGCGCAGCTATTATGGGGACAACGCGAAGACACGGCGGCATTAGCCATTTTGCAGCCGCTTAAAGAGCAGCTGAGTATGGATCCGGCGAGTCATCTTGCGATTCAGGTCTTACTGCTATGTGCAGAAATTCATTCTCATCAAGCCAAGCCTGAGCAAGCTGAGCACGAATACCGCACCCTACAAACCTGGATTGACCGCCGCCCAGAAGACCGACTTACCGCACGTTTTCGTTTAGGCTATGGTCAGCACTTAGTGAACTATGGCGCCTTTGATAGTGCGCTTCCTGAATTGATGGCCGCGCAGCATCTCGCCACGCGATTGCAAGATGATCCGCTGATTGCGCTCAGTAACTTAGCGCTCGCCAATCTCTACTACCAACGCAGAATTTACGACCAAGCCTTAGACACAGCAATGCAAGCGGCGGAATATTTTGAGCACTACCAAATTCGCCAAGAGCTCTCACAAACCCTGACCCTAATTGCCGATATCTACCAAGCACAAGGGCGCTATAACCACGCCTTAGTCCACTATTTCAATGCCCTAGATCATGAACAAAATAATGCCCACCAGCACAATACGGTGGCGCTTCGCCTATCCATTGCAGAGATTTACCACAAGCTGTACAACCTCGCGCTGGCTGAAGATTATCTAGCTGAGGCGCAAAACCATTTGGCTACGATGGATGAGCCCAGCCTAACCGTTCGCGCGGCTTTAATTGCCGGTGAAATTGCAGAGCAACAATCACAATGGCCAGTTGCGCAGCGCTCCTATCAACAAGCGGTCAAAATGGCCGAGCAAAGTGCTCAGCTGTCATTGCAAGCACGCGCCTTAAAAGCACTTTCTGAACTTTTTGAAAAACAATCTCACTACGACCAAGCACTGGCAGCCCAACGTCAATATGAAGCGGTCAAAGCAGCACATCGAAATCAGCAACGACGCGCCAATATCAACAACTTTATGCAGCAACAAGAAGTGCTGTCACACGGCATGATGATTCAAGACTATCGCCGTCAGGCAGATCATGCGCGTGAGGAACTATGGTATCAGCAGCGCGTCAGTTTGCTGCTCGGCGGCTGTTTGGTGCTGCTATTGCTACTGACCATCTTTAAGCGTTATCAAATCAATCATCTCAAACGCAAGCTGTACCAACTGCGCACGGAGTTTTATACCCACCATCGCAGTGGACTACGCAACTTGCGCTTATTGAGTGCAAAATTGCCAGACTCGATGCAGCAAAGCAGTCATCATTTTGAGCAATGGCAACTGGGGGAAGTGATCCATGAGCCACTGAGCGATCGCCTACGCTTTGCACTGATTGATATTCCCTTTTTAAAACGCATCTACCAACGCCGTGGTTATCAAGAAGCCTTAGACATTGAGCGCCAATTTGGCCAATTTTTAAATGCTCAGGTGCAAGAGCCAGGACGCATCTATCATATCGCCGATACCCTATTTTTGTTTATTGAGCCCAATCCCAAAGGTAATAACGATCCAGCGCCGCTGGCCAGTCGCCTTGAAGTGCTGGTTGCACAATTTACCGCGCAATATGACACCCTGTCGGATCGTATTATGATTGGTCTGGCGGATTATCCCTTTGTGCCCAAGGCCGTCACCGCCATTAATGATCAAGAGCTGATTGACATCTTGCTAATGACAGTGGAAAAAGCGCGCACGCTCAGTGAACAAACAGGAAAAAGTCAATGGATTCACCTTGGTGCCATCGACAGTGCCCCCGCAGCCACCTTTACTCAGGGGAATATTCGCCAATCCTGCTATACCGCCATGGCCAAGGGGCTGGTTCGCGTTCAAAGCAGTTATTCCGGTGATATCTCATGGAAACCCGATCACGATTTTAATAACTAA
- a CDS encoding GGDEF domain-containing protein, which produces MSKAELHNLTNTLTKSRETLQHMRGLPPQLKRDLRSLFKQAANENLPQATVATRLLELYERAVKVKTINDNPASLQEAIDVDLQGSLINELQHLIAELDFEGECGEQLLSIRNELLLGVSPKRLLELSLDSIRLVVYGTQQERKQSQKFLEQLNQGLDKLRDHTSKNANEGERTAKDRQLIANDLVEINHSIHTLANSSSPAALKAQVQLIGERMHALIERNRTLEAREQALIERLHSNTHTLSNLFDQTDSYCRRLNDQQHRLFLDHLTKVYNRAALQERLEQEYRRWLRYQQPLCVAMIDIDHFKEINDTYGHLAGDKALKVIARTMHKALSDTDFIARFGGEEFVVILSDSDEKTRQSILTNLRDAVSHIPFKFRDHKVSITVSVGATLFQESDTPTSVLERTDQALYLAKEQGRNRLIWS; this is translated from the coding sequence ATGAGCAAGGCAGAGTTGCACAACTTGACGAACACCTTGACTAAAAGTCGAGAAACACTACAGCATATGCGCGGGCTTCCACCACAGCTAAAACGCGACCTGCGTAGTCTGTTCAAACAAGCCGCCAATGAAAACCTACCGCAAGCGACCGTGGCAACACGATTGCTAGAGCTGTACGAGCGCGCTGTTAAAGTCAAAACCATCAACGATAATCCCGCCAGTTTGCAAGAAGCCATTGATGTCGATCTGCAAGGCAGCTTGATCAATGAATTACAGCATCTCATTGCTGAACTTGATTTCGAAGGCGAATGTGGCGAACAGCTGCTTTCCATTCGCAATGAATTACTCCTAGGGGTCTCTCCCAAACGCTTACTGGAACTCTCCCTCGATAGCATTCGCTTGGTGGTCTATGGTACCCAGCAAGAGCGCAAACAGTCGCAAAAATTCCTAGAGCAGCTCAATCAAGGGCTGGATAAATTGCGCGATCACACCAGCAAAAATGCCAATGAAGGTGAACGCACAGCCAAAGATCGCCAGCTCATTGCCAACGATTTAGTTGAAATCAATCATTCCATTCATACGCTTGCCAATAGCAGCTCACCTGCAGCACTCAAAGCCCAGGTTCAACTGATTGGCGAACGGATGCATGCGCTGATTGAACGCAACCGCACACTTGAAGCGCGCGAACAGGCTTTGATTGAGCGCCTGCACTCCAATACTCACACCCTGAGTAATCTTTTTGATCAAACTGACAGCTATTGTCGCCGTTTGAATGATCAGCAGCACCGTCTATTCCTTGATCACCTCACCAAGGTTTACAACCGCGCCGCACTGCAAGAGCGTCTCGAGCAAGAGTACCGGCGCTGGCTTCGCTATCAGCAGCCTTTGTGTGTGGCGATGATCGACATTGACCACTTTAAAGAGATCAATGATACCTACGGTCATTTAGCGGGTGATAAAGCGCTGAAAGTGATTGCGCGCACCATGCATAAAGCCCTATCAGACACTGATTTTATCGCCCGTTTTGGCGGTGAAGAGTTTGTGGTGATTTTAAGCGATAGCGATGAGAAGACGCGACAAAGCATCCTGACCAACCTGCGCGATGCGGTCAGCCACATTCCATTTAAATTCCGCGACCACAAAGTATCGATCACCGTCTCTGTGGGTGCGACGCTATTCCAAGAAAGCGATACCCCCACCAGCGTTCTTGAACGAACCGACCAAGCCCTCTACCTTGCCAAGGAACAAGGTCGTAACCGTTTGATTTGGTCGTAA